One Physeter macrocephalus isolate SW-GA chromosome 19, ASM283717v5, whole genome shotgun sequence genomic window carries:
- the SIRT4 gene encoding NAD-dependent protein lipoamidase sirtuin-4, mitochondrial isoform X2: MRMSFGLTFRTAKGCWVPNLSQQCSRGSTGLFVPPSPPLDSEKVKELQRFITLSKRLLVMTGAGISTESGIPDYRSEKVGLYARTDRRPTQHGDFVRIAQIRQRYWARNFVGWPQFSSHQPNPAHWALSNWERLGKLYWLVTQNVDALHTKAGSQRLTELHGCMHRVLCLGCGEQTPRGALQERFEVLNPTWSAEAHGLAPDGDVFLTEEQVYSGYRFILTAQEKKLPIAILNIGPTRSDDLACLKLDSRCGDLLPLIDPR; the protein is encoded by the exons ATGAGGATGAGCTTTGGGTTAACTTTCAGGACAGCAAAAGGCTGCTGGGTGCCGAACCTCAGCCAGCAGTGCTCACGCGGATCCACTGGGTTATTTGTGCCACCAAGTCCTCCTCTGGACTCTGAGAAGGTCAAAGAGTTACAGCGCTTTATTACCCTTTCCAAGAGACTCTTAGTAATGACCGGGGCAGGAATCTCCACTGAGTCGGGGATCCCAGACTACAGGTCAGAAAAGGTGGGACTTTACGCCCGCACGGACCGGAGGCCCACCCAGCATGGGGATTTTGTACGGATCGCTCAAATCCGCCAGCGGTACTGGGCAAGAAACTTTGTGGGCTGGCCTCAGTTCTCCTCCCACCAGCCTAACCCTGCACACTGGGCTTTGAGCAACTGGGAGAGACTCGGAAAGCTGTACTGGTTGGTGACCCAAAATGTGGATGCCTTGCACACCAAGGCCGGGAGTCAGCGCCTGACAGAACTCCACGGATGCATGCACAG GGTCCTCTGCTTGGGCTGCGGCGAGCAGACTCCCCGAGGGGCGCTGCAAGAGCGGTTTGAAGTCCTGAACCCCACCTGGAGCGCTGAGGCCCATGGCCTGGCTCCGGACGGTGACGTCTTTCTCACTGAGGAGCAG GTGTACTCGGGCTACAGGTTCATCCTCACTGCCCAGGAGAAGAAGCTGCCAATCGCAATACTGAACATCGGGCCCACACGGTCGGACGACTTGGCATGTCTGAAACTGGATTCTCGTTGCGGAGACCTGCTGCCTTTAATAGACCCACGCTGA
- the SIRT4 gene encoding NAD-dependent protein lipoamidase sirtuin-4, mitochondrial isoform X1 — protein MRMSFGLTFRTAKGCWVPNLSQQCSRGSTGLFVPPSPPLDSEKVKELQRFITLSKRLLVMTGAGISTESGIPDYRSEKVGLYARTDRRPTQHGDFVRIAQIRQRYWARNFVGWPQFSSHQPNPAHWALSNWERLGKLYWLVTQNVDALHTKAGSQRLTELHGCMHRVLCLGCGEQTPRGALQERFEVLNPTWSAEAHGLAPDGDVFLTEEQVQSFRVPPCSRCGGPLKPDVVFFGDTVNPDKVDFVHRRVKEADSLLVVGSSLQVYSGYRFILTAQEKKLPIAILNIGPTRSDDLACLKLDSRCGDLLPLIDPR, from the exons ATGAGGATGAGCTTTGGGTTAACTTTCAGGACAGCAAAAGGCTGCTGGGTGCCGAACCTCAGCCAGCAGTGCTCACGCGGATCCACTGGGTTATTTGTGCCACCAAGTCCTCCTCTGGACTCTGAGAAGGTCAAAGAGTTACAGCGCTTTATTACCCTTTCCAAGAGACTCTTAGTAATGACCGGGGCAGGAATCTCCACTGAGTCGGGGATCCCAGACTACAGGTCAGAAAAGGTGGGACTTTACGCCCGCACGGACCGGAGGCCCACCCAGCATGGGGATTTTGTACGGATCGCTCAAATCCGCCAGCGGTACTGGGCAAGAAACTTTGTGGGCTGGCCTCAGTTCTCCTCCCACCAGCCTAACCCTGCACACTGGGCTTTGAGCAACTGGGAGAGACTCGGAAAGCTGTACTGGTTGGTGACCCAAAATGTGGATGCCTTGCACACCAAGGCCGGGAGTCAGCGCCTGACAGAACTCCACGGATGCATGCACAG GGTCCTCTGCTTGGGCTGCGGCGAGCAGACTCCCCGAGGGGCGCTGCAAGAGCGGTTTGAAGTCCTGAACCCCACCTGGAGCGCTGAGGCCCATGGCCTGGCTCCGGACGGTGACGTCTTTCTCACTGAGGAGCAGGTACAGAGCTTCCGGGTCCCGCCATGCTCTCGATGTGGGGGCCCCCTGAAACCAGACGTCGTCTTCTTCGGGGACACGGTGAACCCTGACAAGGTTGATTTTGTGCACAGGCGGGTAAAAGAAGCCGACTCCCTCCTGGTGGTGGGATCGTCCTTGCAG GTGTACTCGGGCTACAGGTTCATCCTCACTGCCCAGGAGAAGAAGCTGCCAATCGCAATACTGAACATCGGGCCCACACGGTCGGACGACTTGGCATGTCTGAAACTGGATTCTCGTTGCGGAGACCTGCTGCCTTTAATAGACCCACGCTGA